From Shewanella acanthi:
GGCAGGTGCGCCGGGCGCAAATACCCATGGTAGTACCACGATTTCAGTATCGGAGAATCTGGATGATGCAAAGCTGTGTATGACGTCAGCGCCTGCGAGTGATTCTGATACAGCTAGTTCCGATTCTGCCCATGCGTGGGCTTTTGCTGAGTCTTTGGCAGAGTCTTATATCAATGTTGGTTATAGTGGAGATGTATACGTTGATTTGACAAGGCACGGTAATAATGGCGCGGTTCATCAGGTTGAGTTAACTGCAGGCATGGGAAGTGGGACGATATTTGCTCAAGTTGCCAAGGCAGGGGCAGAGGTGAATGTCGATGCACAGGCGACTACCAGCGAAGAAGTCCAAGCTACTGCGATGATGATAGCGCAAGCTGTAGCAACCTTGTTTGTTGGGCCGAATTGGGAAATTAATGTACTCGATCTGGTCGACATTACCATTAAGATTGGTGCCGAAGCGAAAATCGAAGCCATCGCTTCCGTTGAAGGGACTGCTCAAAGTATCGCCGAGTCTGATGCGCAAGCTGCCGCCGAAGGACAAAGTGATGCCCAATCCACAGCAGCAGGTGCTATGGGGGGAGTTAACGGTTCACATTTCTATGTCCAAGGAGCCAATATCGAGCAATTTGAAACCCATCTTGCAACAGCTAGCGCTGCTATCGTTGATGTTCAAACCGAAGTATTAGCTAAAGTGTATGCGGATGCGTTTGCAACTTCATTGGTCTATGCGCTGGCTGAGGCTTCCGGTGATGCGATGTCTTCTGGGCAATTAACTTTCGAGTATGATTTGCCTATTATCGGTTCAGGTTCTTTGCCCATAGTGACCGACATCGATACTGCGTCGGCTGCGGCTCAGATGATAAAGGGGGCATCTGCTGACATCGGCGCATTTGCCACCGCGAGCGCCACGGCTGCGGCAGGCACATTTGCCAGTAGTAGCTTAGCAATGGGCATGACCGTCACGTATGAAAACCTTCCAGGAACGGAAGATTTTCTTGAAATCACCAAAACGGGCAATCTTGAGTTGGATTGTGCTTATGTGAGTGCTAATGCTGAAGCTCAGGCTGATGCATCTATGGAATAGTGTTGTAATCCTCGTGTGTTAGATTACCACTGTGAAAGCCTTCTATTGATGTGGTCCGATATTTTCCGAGTGGTTGTTTTAGTTGGCTTTCTACTTATTTGCATTGCCATATTTCTTCAAAAAGAAATTAGTTTGATATTTAAATATTTTGAAAATCAAACTAAAATAATCCGCAGTCTCTACAAGGTGTATCACGCCAGCTAACTGCAGGATAAAACAATGAAAATGGCATCAACTAATGGGCAACAAGTGCAAGATGCAGGTCTTGGGCATTCAATCAGCCAATGGCAACATTCCCATAGTTTCTCGAGTCAAAATAGTGAGGGTGAAAAAAACACTCGCTACGTACTGTATCTCACCGTTTTTACCATGATTGCCGAAATTGCTGCGGGGACCATTTATGGTTCTATGGCACTGCTGGCCGATGGCTGGCACATGGGCACCCATGCCGCGGCTTTTATGATTACTTTGTTTGCCTATCGCTATGCCCGTAAGCATGCTAACGATCCCGCCTTTGCCTTTGGTACGGGAAAAGTAAGTGTGCTTGGCGGTTACACCAGTGCGATTGCCTTAGGTTTAGTTGCGTTGGTGATGTTAGTGGAATCGGGAATGCGGTTAATTAGCCAGCAGGAAATCCACTTCAACGAAGCCATTTTTGTGGCGCTGATTGGTCTAACCGTTAACGTGGTCAGCGTGTTCCTTTTGAAAGATCACCATTCACATGACCATGGCCATTCGCACGGCTTCGGCCACAGTCATTCACATGATCATGATGAACACGATCATCAGCATTGCGACCATAGCCACTCCCATTATGCTGCTGACCATGACCATGACCATGACCATGACCATGACCATGACCATGACCATGACCATGACCATGACCATGACCATGACCACAGCCACTCACATGGCCATTCCCATGGACATGACCATAACCTCCGTGCGGCCTATTTTCACGTGATGGCCGATGCTTTAACCTCTGTGCTTGCCATCGCCGCGCTACTGTTCGGGAAGTACATGGGCTTAACTTGGCTCGATCCGATTATGGGGATTGTCGGTGCCATTATTATCAGTCGTTGGGCCTGGGGATTGATGAAGCAGACGGGGCCGATTCTGCTCGATGGCGGTGTTAACCCGTCACTGCAACGCAAAGTCAAAAAAGCGATTGAAGCTGTGCCGGATCATCAAGTGGCCGATTTACATATTTGGCGCGTGAGTGCCGATCACCATGCGATGATGGTTTCGATTGTGTCTCACCAACCCAAAGAGGCGAGCTACTTTAACCAGTTACTGGCCAAATTCCCTGAGCTTTCCCATATTACGGTGGAGCTGCATACCTGCCGCCAGAGCGAGTGTTTAACCAAGGACGCACATGTTGTTAAGGGTGCACAATGAGTGCGGCCAATCGTGGTAATGCCGCGGAAGTCCTACGTCAGCCTGAACCATTAAATGAGGGCGGGGCAGACATGTCGCACATTCATGCAGAAGACCAAGCAAAGAATCAATCACTTGATCATGCCATAAATCATGTGATTATCGAGTTCTATGAAAAGCTGACTTCCTGGGAGCATGCGATAGTACGCGATCAGGGTTTTAGTTTGTCACAGGTGCATACTATCGAGCTTTTAGGTGTACATGGCCCCATGCGGATGAAGGAACTCGCGGATAAAATTGGTGTCACTACCGGCACCTTAACGGTACAAATCGATAAGATGGTCGATGCACAGTGGGTGTATCGTTTACCACATGAATCTGATCGACGCTCGATTCTGGTGGCATTAACGGAGAAAGGCCAGGCATTGTACCTTGAACATGACGCACTGCATTTGCAACTGACCATGGACTTAACCGCGCAGATGACAAGCGAGGATCGCAAA
This genomic window contains:
- a CDS encoding MarR family winged helix-turn-helix transcriptional regulator, which encodes MSHIHAEDQAKNQSLDHAINHVIIEFYEKLTSWEHAIVRDQGFSLSQVHTIELLGVHGPMRMKELADKIGVTTGTLTVQIDKMVDAQWVYRLPHESDRRSILVALTEKGQALYLEHDALHLQLTMDLTAQMTSEDRKMLLDLFTRMNKAF
- a CDS encoding cation diffusion facilitator family transporter, with translation MKMASTNGQQVQDAGLGHSISQWQHSHSFSSQNSEGEKNTRYVLYLTVFTMIAEIAAGTIYGSMALLADGWHMGTHAAAFMITLFAYRYARKHANDPAFAFGTGKVSVLGGYTSAIALGLVALVMLVESGMRLISQQEIHFNEAIFVALIGLTVNVVSVFLLKDHHSHDHGHSHGFGHSHSHDHDEHDHQHCDHSHSHYAADHDHDHDHDHDHDHDHDHDHDHDHDHSHSHGHSHGHDHNLRAAYFHVMADALTSVLAIAALLFGKYMGLTWLDPIMGIVGAIIISRWAWGLMKQTGPILLDGGVNPSLQRKVKKAIEAVPDHQVADLHIWRVSADHHAMMVSIVSHQPKEASYFNQLLAKFPELSHITVELHTCRQSECLTKDAHVVKGAQ